The genomic stretch TATATTTTTTCCTTCGCTGGTAAGGGAAAGCGAATAGCTTCTGGTGTCCGTAGGGTCTGTTTCTTTGGAGACCAAGGCCTTGTTGAGCAATACCCTGACGCTATCACTGATCGTAGCCTTGGTCATATTGAACTCGTCGGCCAAATACCCCACCTTACATTTCTCCAATGAATGGAAGTGGATGAAGATCAAAATTTGGATTTGAATGGGGCTCAATGCATTTTCCTTGCTTTCGTTCCAAAGCAGTACTCGGAACGCTTCCGAGATCCGTTCCAGTGCCACTACGATTCGGCTTTCGATTTTTTGGTTTTGCTCGTTTAAATTGAATGTGGATTGTTTCATGGGGTTGTATTTTTGGCCACATAGACCCAGGCCTCTTGTCCGGATTCAAAGGTTTCGTATATTCTGCGGTAATCGCCCACTTCATACGCATCCGTTTCAACAAGTTCGGCCGTGGTGATCTCAAATAGGGTTCCTTCGATACAATCTGTTTCAGAATTTGACTTTACGGCAATCGGGTGATGTTCCAGTTGACTTTTGGCAACTACCGTAGCATCCGTGATTTTTATTTTTTCAATCTTGTATCCCCGCAAACTATCCCGCTTTCCTTTTAAGGTGCGTCCATAATTTTTAAGCTGAACCTTCTCGAGTTGCAATGTACCATAGGAGAAGAGTAAGTGTATTGGTTCCTTCATTGGCAATTTTCCATTTCGATGATAATATATCCCTGTTGCTTGATTTCCGCTTCCCATTCCGACCTCAAGGTTTCCATATGGCAGAAGCTGCATTCTTTTGATGTCAGGGGTTGTCCTTCCTGTCCCTTGGTTCTTAGATAAGCCCTGCCATAACCGTGGATCATAGCCTTATTTGTGACTTCTTCGGGGACTACAATGTCAAAGTGCATGGTGCTACCGTCTTTTTTAGTCACATAAGTGTCCCAAACTGCTACTTTCATTTTTTGTTCCATTGTGGAAAAATATAAGCCTCGTAAAGGTAGGAATCCTAACTTTACGGGGCAAATAAATTTAATTTACTTGATAGGGCAAGGACAAATCGCCACTTGCTACAGCATATACCTTGTAAACACCGAGCATGGGTTTGTCCCCACTATTCCGTCCATCGTCACTTCCTGTATGCACTTGCATATAGGCAGTTACCCCGTCATAGGAAAAATCGGTCCTGTTGTTGATCCGATAATCCGGAACAACCACTTTTATGGTATTTCCTTTGGTGATGACCTGAAATCCAGGGGAGTCCATATACATGGGCATTCCCGGATTCGTCGGTGGTAGGACCACACTCGTATCCTTTGGGTCAAACTGTTTTACGGCCAAACCGCCTTCCACCCGTTTATCCTCGGTCAAGACTACCCAATGCGGATGCCAAACAATTCCATCATTGGCAAAATTGTTGTCCGCGTTTTCATCCCAAAGCGGGGTGTCGTCAAAGTCGGGATGTGACGTCAGGGCAAGGGCGACTATACCTTCGGTATTGCCAAATCCCACATCCGTTGGTTTTAGGGAGGTAGGAAACACGTAGCCCAAAACAGGCGCTCCATTGAGTTGGCCAGCCGGTGTCGGGGTTGTCTTTCCCGCCGTTCCCTTTACGGTGATTTCCCATAGGGTTGCCCCAATCCCGGTCAAGTGCTTTACGCTTACCTTTTTGATTTGGAAATCTGAATTATGGTACTTGCCACATGGGTCGCAAGGATATCCTTGCACGGTATAAAACAAGAGTCCAAGAAGAAGAAATAATGGTTTCATTGATTTAAATGTTACTGGTTGAAAAATTAGGTTAGAAGCTTCCAGTTAGATTAGGATTCCTAACTTTTTGATTTAAATTTTTATCCCTTTACATCGGCCATGGACGCGCCAAAATTAATGTGCAGTACATTTCCATTGGGAGTCAGCAAAGCGGGAACCGATTTTACCCCTGCTTTTTCGGCTTCTGCAATTCGGTTTCGGTCTTCGCCAATGTGAACAAGTTCTACATTGTCCTTGCCCACTAGATTGATGATGTCGTGCTCTGCGCTCACACAAACTGGACATCCTGCGTGATAAAATACTGATTTAGTCATTTTGTTAGGTTTTAAATGATATTGGCACTATTGCCGATTCAAATATAGTAAGGAATCCTAACTAATAAAATTATTTTAAAGATTTATTTTGAAAATGGTGCTAGTTGTTTGGCTTTTCTTTTCAGTTTAGGGTGGCCTTCCTCACAAAGGGCAAGACCATAGGGGGGATAATTATGAATGTAGTTGATATATTCGACATTGAGGGTGTTATTATGGAAGGATTATAACCAACCTCGAGAAACGCCTGTTCATAGAGGATTTTTAGCAATTCAAAATTTAATGTTTACCGAAATATCCCATTTTTAGGACTTTCGGGAGGGTCATTTGTGGGTGGAATCGATTTGCCCGCCTTTCAACAAACGCTAATTTGAATTGAGAATTCTTTATGATTGTAAATTTAAGCCTCTAATTAGTTGGTGACGATATTAATAACACATGGAACTCTCACTGTAAGTTCGTTTCGGCTAACTAAATAATGACCTTTGACACTACGATAAGAAACTGAACCTTAAACTTTGGATTGGTTCCCAATATTTTCAGTTTTCTTTTTGCGCTTTATGGATTTATATAGGCCGAAACACGCAATTATTCCCCAGGCCAAGTTGATAAAAAGAACGGCCCAAGCCGCATAATAGGCAGCATTTGCCACAAAGAGGGCGCCGCCGGCAATGTTGTACCAATGATACACAGGTTGGTCGGCATTCCATTTCCCTTTGATCAAGTTGTAATATGAGAAAAGAAAACAAAAAGATCCAACCCACCCGAGTAATTCAAAGAAAAGGCTCATGAATCTTCATACTTAAAAAGGCTCAAACAATGATTAATATAGATTTCCTGCTGTTTTCTATGGTTGTCATCACCTGTTGGAAACATGCCCATGTAATAATAGGAACCATCAACCAGAGCAAATATTATTTCCGTCAATTCCTCAATATTGGTATTGGTTATAATGCCATGGTCATAAGCCATTTTTAATTCTTCATGAAGAACTTCGTGGAGCTGTAATAGGTATTGTTTAAAACTGTCGTTGAATGCCTTGTTTCTATATACCAGTGCATAACAACTATAGAAGACACCATCGTCAAAATATTGGTTCCATTTACGGGAAAATAAATTTCTGATGAGGTTTTCAAGATCTTCACGGGTCTTTAAAGTGGATAGATTTCCTTCAACCAACACATTCATATGTTGTTGCAGAATATACTCGTTCAAACCCAAGAGCAACTCATCTTTAGTGTTAAAGTAGTGCATCACCAATCCATTGCTGATACCCATGGATTCCGCGACTTTGGCTATTGAGGCATTCTCTAGACCAATATGCTTCGCCACTTCATAAAAGGCTTGGATAATCTCCAGTTTTCTTGTTGGCCCCAAGCTTTTTCTTCCCATCTTTCGCTGATTTATATAAATATATTGTTAAAAATCAAGACAACAATATTACTCTTTTTTTTGAAAATAGATTAACTGAACAGTCATTCAATTTATTTTACGATTCCATAACAATGACTTAAATATTCTTTAATTGAACAGTCGTTCAATTTATATTCCTTTGGCTTCTGTTAATACCAAGGAAAAAATGAATATAAGTAAGCTTAGTGTAATTATAGGAATACTGGTTATGGGCATGTCCAGAGCACAAGATGTTCAATCGGATTTGTCGGATAAGAAAGTGGTCTTCATCATTGTTGATGGTATTTCTGCAGATCAATTAAAGACAGCTAATACTCCCTATTTGGATCAAATTGGCAGGGTTGGTGCCTATACTGATGCTTATGTCGGTGGGGGAAAGGGGACTTACTCCGAAACCCCTACCATATCGGCCGTAGGGTACAATAGTTTGATCACCGGCACGTGGGCAAACAAGCATAACGTCTGGGGCAATGGCATTAAGAGTCCAAATTATAACTATCCAACCATTTTTAGATTGTATAAAGACCACAATCCAAATGGCACCATAGGTGTGTTTTCTTCGTGGCTTGACAATAGAACAAAATTATTGGGCGAGGGCATGGACGCTACTGGGCAAATACAGGTGGATCATCATTTTGATGGGTTGGAATACGATACCATCAACTTTCCCCACGATATCCGTCGAAATTTTATGAAGCTCATTGATTATACAGTGGCCGATCATGCTGCTGAGACCATACGGCGTGAAGGTCCTGATTTGTCCTGGGTCTATTTGGAATTCTCCGACGATATGGGCCATGGTTATGGAGATAGCGACCGTTTTACCGCTGCCGTTGAGTTTGAAGATTACTTGGTGGGAAAAATATGGAAGGCTGTTGAAGAGCGTCGAACCGAACATAAGGAGGAATGGTTGTTCGTGGTCACCACCGATCATGGTAGAACAGAAGAAGACGGTAAGCATCACGGCGGACAATCGGACCGTGAGCGAAGTACTTGGATAGTAACCAATTCGAAGGATACCAATGGTTACTTCAATTCGAAAACTCCCGGGGTGGTGGATATACTTCCAACCATTGTGGACTTTCTGAACATCGAAGTACCACAATCGGTACGCCGCGAGTGGGATGGAGTTTCCCTTATTCAACCCGTGGATGCTGTCGATTTGAGGGCAATCAAAAAGGGTAGCCACCTTGAGGTATCCTGGGAAGCTCTATCGGAGGGCAGTGGAAATCTCTACATGAGTTCCACCAATGCGTTTAAAAATGGAGGGCAGGATGATTATAAACTCATCGAAACAGTACAGCTCGAAAAGGGAAAATTGAAAATTCCATTGCGCAAACTATCCAAAGGGTTTTGCAAGCTCATATTGGAAACCAAAAACACCACATTGAATACGTGGTATGTAGAAGAATAAAAACCTTTTTAAAACCAATCAAAATTCATAAATGAAATGAAAAACACATTACTATTCGTATTCTTATTGACCGTTTTTACCTCAGGGTTCGCCCAGAAGGAGGTGTCCGGTACGGTCGGAGATGCTTCAGGTGTCCCTCTACCAGGGGTAACCGTTATGGTGCAGGGAACGGCCAACGGTACCACTACCGATTTTGACGGTAACTATTCCATAAGTGTGGCCGAAGGTCAAGTACTGGTATTTTCCTATATCGGTTTTACCAAAAAGGAGATTACAGTTGGAACATCAAACATTATGGATGTAACCTTGGAAGAAGATGTCCAAAGTTTAAATGAAGTTGTTGTCGTAGGTTTTGGTACACAAAAAAAGGTCAACCTTTCCGGAGCTGTCAACAATGTCTCGGTAGCGCAATTATCTACAAGGCCAATAAACAACGTGACCCAAGGGCTACAAGGAATTTCCCCTGGTCTTAATATCGATTTTTCCAGTGGGGCACCCGGTGCAAACCCAAAGATCAATATTAGGGGATTCACCTCCATCAATGGTGGTGACCCTTTGGTACTCATAGATAATATACCTTCTGATGTTTCATACCTCAATCAACTTGCTCCCGAGGATATCGAAAGTATTTCCGTGCTAAAAGATGCATCCTCTGCTGCCATTTATGGTGCAAGGGCAGCTTTTGGGGTTGTTTTGGTAACCACCAAGAGTGGTTCGGATGGCAAGATGCGAATCAATTATAATACCAATGTTACGGTGGGCACACCCACCGTGTTGCCCGAGAAAATTTCCGATCCCTACATTTATATGAGGCTTCAGGAAACAGCATCAAAAAATACACCATGGCACAACCAATATTTCACGACCGAACAATTGCAATGGGCCAGGGAACGTAGCGATGATCCTTTCGGTACTGTTGGTGTACGTGAAAGCACTACAAACCCCGGTTTATGGGAATACATGGGGAACAGGGATTGGACCGATTACTTTTTGTCGAGTTCCACCTATTCCCAAAACCATAGTTTGAGTGCTACGGGGGGAACGGAAAAAATAAATTATTTCATGTCCGGTTCCTACAATAAGGACAATGGTTCCTTGATCTTGGCGGAAGACTATTTCACCAGAACGGGAATGCGTTCCAAATTAAATGCCCAATTGACCGATTGGTTGTCCGTCGGTAACAACACCTCTTACATTACCGGTAAGCGAAAGAATCCATCTTATTTTGATATCGGCACCCTTTTCAATTTTAATAGCTATGCCTTCGCGGAGAATCCGGATGGAAGTTGGGCCAATACGCCCGTAGGTCGAATGGCCGCGCGGTTACAGGATGGTGGTGATGAAGAATATATAACCCATACCTTCCGTACCAATTTTACCGCCCAAGCGTGGTTGATCAAGGATATTCTTAAGGTGAACGCAGAGTATACTTACGAACAGGAAAACCAAAATTATGATGCTTTCTACTCCAAGTACCAGATAGGATTTGGCCCTGATGATGTCAGGGAAGAAGGCAACAATCAAGTTTGGAAGGATTTTGGTTCGGAGCAGTACAACGTATTGAATATTTATGCCACTTTCAATAAGAATTTTGGAGATGACCACCAATTGACATTGCTTGCAGGTTATAATCAAGAAGAATTCAGGGCTGAATACATCTCTTTGAACCGAACAGGTGTGATCTCATCTTCACTTCCAACATTGAACTTGGCAACGGGCCCCATACTTCTTGATGAGTCGGATTCCGCCATTTATAGCTGGGCACTCCGTGGTGCATTTTATAGGGCCAATTACATTTTCAAGGATCGTTACATATTAGAGCTTAATGGAAGGTATGATGGGTCCTCCCGTTTTCCAAAGGATAAACGCTTTGGCTTTTTCCCTTCCGTTTCCGGGGCCTGGAATGTATCCCGTGAACCTTTTATGGAAGCTTTGGAACCAACAGTGAGCCTCTTGAAGTTCAGGGCTTCCTATGGATCGCTGGGCAATCAGGACGTTAGTTCTTTTGGGTATATTCCTTCCATGAGTGCAGGGCAGGGAAATTATATAATTGGCGGGGAACTGCCCACCCAAGTCGGTGCCCCGGGACTGGTATCGTCCAATTACTCCTGGGAAACGGTGACTACTAAAAACTTTGGTGTGGATATAGGTCTTTTCAACAATAAATTCAATGCAACATTGGACGTTTATCGTAGGGATACCAAGGACATGTTGACTGTTGGAACTGATTTGCCCGGCGTGTTGGGAGCCTCGGAACCCAATGAAAATGCAGCAGACCTAAAAACAGAAGGTTGGGAACTTTCCCTTTCCTATAAGGACAGTTTTGGAAACCCCAATAATCCCTTTAATCTGAATGCGAGGCTTGTTCTAAGTGATAGCCGATCATACATCACCAGTTTTGAAAACCCTAACAACAGCCTTACCCAATACCGTGAAGGGATGGAGCTCGGTGAGATATGGGGATTGACTTCAGATGGACTATTTCAATCACAGGCAGAAATCGATGCTTTGGACGAGTCGGCCATTATTCCATGGGGAGCCTTGGAAATTGTTGAGGGTTGGCCTAAATACGTGGACCTGGACGGAAACCAAAAAATTGAGAAAGGTATGACTGCGGATGACCCTAAGGACTTAAGTGTTATAGGCAATATGTTGCCAAGGTATCGTTTCGGTATCAACCTCAACATGGATTGGAATAATTTTGACCTTGGTGTTTTTCTACAAGGTGTAGGAAAAAGAGATTTTTATCCAAAGGACTATATCTATTGGGGCTTTTATCAACAACCGTATGCAGGAGGCTATGCCCATTTGAAGGATTTTTACAGAGGCTCCGATGATCCCGCCGATTTAATGGCGCAACATTCACAGGCCTATATCGATGCAGGGTACGCCAGTGCCAATACCGATGCACGTTTTCCGGTGTTTCAATCATGGTTGGCCGACCGGAATCTGGGGGAGCGGATAGACCAAGCACAAGGATTGGCCATACCACAGACCGGGTATATGTTGAGTGCTGCCTATCTAAGGCTCAAGAATATTACTTTGGGGTACACCATACCTGCTTCCTATACCAAAAAAATGGGAATTACTTCACTGAGGATATACTTTTCCGGTGATAATATTTTTGAGTGGTCCGAAGTCTCGGATTACTTTGATCCCGAATCCATCTCCGATGTGGAGAACAGGATTAATCCAGCCCATAGTGCCGGACGTAACGAGACCAGTGGTTATCAATATCCCTATCAACGAAAGTACGCTTTCGGTATTAATGTTACATTTTAAAAATCATTCAAATGAAACTTACAAGAAAATATATAAAAAGGGTTTTAATGGGCGGTTTTGCCGGTTTACTGGTAATTTTGATGTCTGCCTGTAATGATGACTTTCTGGATCGCTTGCCAGAAACCGAGATCGGGGTCGACAACTTCTTCAATACAGAAGAGGACTTGTCCATCTATGTAAATGGATTGTATAATTTTCCCGGGCTAGGGATATACTACGATGATGCTACGGATAATGCAGGTACAACAGGTAATCGCGAAATAAAGACCATTATGACCACAGAAGCCAACTCCCAGACGATTACTTCAGGTTGGCACTGGGGCGCCTTAAGGAGCATCAACCTGTTTTTGGAAAATGCAGAAAAGGCCGATATCGGCGCGGATGTAAAGAATCACTACATAGGTGTCGCCCGTTTTTTCAGGGCACAGTTCTATATGGAAAAAGTAAAGCGATATTCCAACGTGCCATGGTATGACCAAGTTCTTGAAACAGACTCTGAAGATTTGTTCAAAACAAGCGACCCTAGAGAGACCGTTGTTGATCATATTTTTGAGGATTATCAATTTGCCATGGAACACGTTAGGGAAAGTGTGCCGACAGGAGCTGTTGATAAATGGACCGTAATGGCATATTATAGCCGTAATGCATTGTACGAAGGGACCTTCAGAAAATATCACAGCGAATTGGGACTGGAGGGAACAGCGAACGATTTCTTGGAACTGGCAGCAAAAGTATCCCAGGATATCGTAGACCAAGGCCCCTTCTCCATCTATAATACAGGAAATCCTGCCCAAGATTACATGGCCCTTTTTGGGAGTCAAGATCTAACCGCGAACCCAGAGGTGATTTTCACGAACATTTATGAAGCTGATGTTAAAAACACCGACGACCCCCAGTACTTGTTTGGTAGTTATGAAATGTCGATGAGCAGGGACCTATTGGAGACATATCTTATGGATGACGGTACGTATTTCAGCCAACAGGTGGGAATTGAGACCATGGAATTTGTGGAAGAGTTTCAGGATAGAGACCCAAGACTCTCCCAAACCTTTGCTTACCCGGGTTGGGAACTATACTATACAGCTACCTACAGTCCCGGAACCACTAATTATGTGCAGGAACTCAAGAAAAACTTCACAGGCTATCATCAAATCAAAGGTTTTGCCAACGA from Flagellimonas oceani encodes the following:
- a CDS encoding MarR family winged helix-turn-helix transcriptional regulator, with protein sequence MKQSTFNLNEQNQKIESRIVVALERISEAFRVLLWNESKENALSPIQIQILIFIHFHSLEKCKVGYLADEFNMTKATISDSVRVLLNKALVSKETDPTDTRSYSLSLTSEGKNIAKKASFFASSMQQPIEKLTEAQKKAMLNGLLKLIHDLNKSGIITIQRMCFTCSFYKAENGIHYCNLLKTPLAETEIRVDCPEHQMAK
- a CDS encoding gamma-glutamylcyclotransferase family protein — protein: MKEPIHLLFSYGTLQLEKVQLKNYGRTLKGKRDSLRGYKIEKIKITDATVVAKSQLEHHPIAVKSNSETDCIEGTLFEITTAELVETDAYEVGDYRRIYETFESGQEAWVYVAKNTTP
- a CDS encoding DUF2024 family protein, with protein sequence MKVAVWDTYVTKKDGSTMHFDIVVPEEVTNKAMIHGYGRAYLRTKGQEGQPLTSKECSFCHMETLRSEWEAEIKQQGYIIIEMENCQ
- a CDS encoding thioredoxin family protein; the protein is MTKSVFYHAGCPVCVSAEHDIINLVGKDNVELVHIGEDRNRIAEAEKAGVKSVPALLTPNGNVLHINFGASMADVKG
- a CDS encoding TetR family transcriptional regulator: MGRKSLGPTRKLEIIQAFYEVAKHIGLENASIAKVAESMGISNGLVMHYFNTKDELLLGLNEYILQQHMNVLVEGNLSTLKTREDLENLIRNLFSRKWNQYFDDGVFYSCYALVYRNKAFNDSFKQYLLQLHEVLHEELKMAYDHGIITNTNIEELTEIIFALVDGSYYYMGMFPTGDDNHRKQQEIYINHCLSLFKYEDS
- a CDS encoding alkaline phosphatase family protein encodes the protein MNISKLSVIIGILVMGMSRAQDVQSDLSDKKVVFIIVDGISADQLKTANTPYLDQIGRVGAYTDAYVGGGKGTYSETPTISAVGYNSLITGTWANKHNVWGNGIKSPNYNYPTIFRLYKDHNPNGTIGVFSSWLDNRTKLLGEGMDATGQIQVDHHFDGLEYDTINFPHDIRRNFMKLIDYTVADHAAETIRREGPDLSWVYLEFSDDMGHGYGDSDRFTAAVEFEDYLVGKIWKAVEERRTEHKEEWLFVVTTDHGRTEEDGKHHGGQSDRERSTWIVTNSKDTNGYFNSKTPGVVDILPTIVDFLNIEVPQSVRREWDGVSLIQPVDAVDLRAIKKGSHLEVSWEALSEGSGNLYMSSTNAFKNGGQDDYKLIETVQLEKGKLKIPLRKLSKGFCKLILETKNTTLNTWYVEE
- a CDS encoding SusC/RagA family TonB-linked outer membrane protein, which codes for MKNTLLFVFLLTVFTSGFAQKEVSGTVGDASGVPLPGVTVMVQGTANGTTTDFDGNYSISVAEGQVLVFSYIGFTKKEITVGTSNIMDVTLEEDVQSLNEVVVVGFGTQKKVNLSGAVNNVSVAQLSTRPINNVTQGLQGISPGLNIDFSSGAPGANPKINIRGFTSINGGDPLVLIDNIPSDVSYLNQLAPEDIESISVLKDASSAAIYGARAAFGVVLVTTKSGSDGKMRINYNTNVTVGTPTVLPEKISDPYIYMRLQETASKNTPWHNQYFTTEQLQWARERSDDPFGTVGVRESTTNPGLWEYMGNRDWTDYFLSSSTYSQNHSLSATGGTEKINYFMSGSYNKDNGSLILAEDYFTRTGMRSKLNAQLTDWLSVGNNTSYITGKRKNPSYFDIGTLFNFNSYAFAENPDGSWANTPVGRMAARLQDGGDEEYITHTFRTNFTAQAWLIKDILKVNAEYTYEQENQNYDAFYSKYQIGFGPDDVREEGNNQVWKDFGSEQYNVLNIYATFNKNFGDDHQLTLLAGYNQEEFRAEYISLNRTGVISSSLPTLNLATGPILLDESDSAIYSWALRGAFYRANYIFKDRYILELNGRYDGSSRFPKDKRFGFFPSVSGAWNVSREPFMEALEPTVSLLKFRASYGSLGNQDVSSFGYIPSMSAGQGNYIIGGELPTQVGAPGLVSSNYSWETVTTKNFGVDIGLFNNKFNATLDVYRRDTKDMLTVGTDLPGVLGASEPNENAADLKTEGWELSLSYKDSFGNPNNPFNLNARLVLSDSRSYITSFENPNNSLTQYREGMELGEIWGLTSDGLFQSQAEIDALDESAIIPWGALEIVEGWPKYVDLDGNQKIEKGMTADDPKDLSVIGNMLPRYRFGINLNMDWNNFDLGVFLQGVGKRDFYPKDYIYWGFYQQPYAGGYAHLKDFYRGSDDPADLMAQHSQAYIDAGYASANTDARFPVFQSWLADRNLGERIDQAQGLAIPQTGYMLSAAYLRLKNITLGYTIPASYTKKMGITSLRIYFSGDNIFEWSEVSDYFDPESISDVENRINPAHSAGRNETSGYQYPYQRKYAFGINVTF
- a CDS encoding RagB/SusD family nutrient uptake outer membrane protein, with amino-acid sequence MKLTRKYIKRVLMGGFAGLLVILMSACNDDFLDRLPETEIGVDNFFNTEEDLSIYVNGLYNFPGLGIYYDDATDNAGTTGNREIKTIMTTEANSQTITSGWHWGALRSINLFLENAEKADIGADVKNHYIGVARFFRAQFYMEKVKRYSNVPWYDQVLETDSEDLFKTSDPRETVVDHIFEDYQFAMEHVRESVPTGAVDKWTVMAYYSRNALYEGTFRKYHSELGLEGTANDFLELAAKVSQDIVDQGPFSIYNTGNPAQDYMALFGSQDLTANPEVIFTNIYEADVKNTDDPQYLFGSYEMSMSRDLLETYLMDDGTYFSQQVGIETMEFVEEFQDRDPRLSQTFAYPGWELYYTATYSPGTTNYVQELKKNFTGYHQIKGFANDPSIDVRRGIDIPVLRYAEVLLNLAEARAELGTLNQGVLDATVNQIRSRAGMPPLNMAVSLDPVQAQRYPQVTDPVLLEIRRERRVEFAMEGRRLDDLNRWNAGKLMEREPVGMYFPGLGKYDLTGDGVADIQLLGIEDAIPEPKELNENGVALIYYRTGSVGSNADVYLTEGTSGNVVGTPERGTFQEPKHYYRPIPAPEMALNPNLEQVFGWE